The DNA sequence AAGTGACCAGTGATTGTCACTAGCAATTCTCAACAGAaaatgcatgaaaaaaaaaaaaaggggttATTGAAAGTTTCGAGATCagatcataaatcaagttagGTGTAATGTGATTTCACTACATAGTTTTCTGAGAGTTTTAACGTGAGCAGTTCCTATTGCCGCCAACAACGCACGTGTCAAAACTCATgcaaaatattattatgtaataGCATTGCAACAAATTGAAAGTTTTCGTTGCATCCGTTTGCATACAGGTAACCCTTAAGTCTCTGCAGACATTAGAATAAGTATTGCTCTTTAAGAACGTCACTCTAGTTTGCATGAAAAATGAATAGCAGCATCTTTGAGAACGCTAAAACTGATGACGTGGTGATTTCAGAGTCCCAGTGTTGGAAAGAAAGAAGGCTCCGCAGGGAAGAGAGGTGAGATGAAACGGGAAACGGgacaaaataaatgataagGGTGGAGGACGGCACGGCCTCGCTCTCGCCTTCCCTTTGTGGGTCCTAGCCTCTGGTAAGTCGTATGAAACTGTGATAATATGACTACATAGCCGCCAAAAAAAACCGAAAGTTGATGTTTTAGCCGTCACTGACAGAAACGTGCTGTGGAATAGAATGCGTACACTTTTCATATAACCGAGAATGTAACCACCCCGAATGTTTTTTCTCCGCCGCACAAGTGCGTGAGGTTAGCCTTAATTGAATACAATTGGATATTGTTTTCTGCACGTGAATGTGTCACTTGAAACGAGACACAAAATAGCACAGTCATCTAAGAGCATTTTCTGGTCAAGGTCTGCGAAACTAATCACGTGAAGATATGCTATAAATTCTCCAAATCACCGGCAGAGGTTACAGTGAATGCGCAACAGAGAGAACTCAACTATATCAAGGTAAGCTTACTTCAGTTTACTGTCTTTCTCGTTGCGCAGTCGAAATGTTTACCGGTGAAACTATGACACTTTTTTCAAGATTCTACGAAATGAAAAGCCTCTAGTACCTTGCGCCTCCGTAACTTAATTAGGCCAATTGCATTGGCTCCGAAgcaatagttttctttttccgttAAAGTTCCATCTACTGCGTTGACTACCTCGACATATCCACAGCAATCTGTCTTTTTTGGGTCATGCGATGAAAGTATTAGCTTCGAtttccaagaaaaacaattagaAATTTCTGGTAACCCCCATCCTCAATAACAACTACCCGAATCCTATTGAAAGATCTTATACAATTATGTAATACATGTCTctattcaaagcggacagactgcaaatgatagtagttgctaaaaaatatatctgtgttgcaactgttcatcagtaggatgcctaaaatgtgtgcaattctacaattggtttcggctccattaaatcctataccaattgcagaacatttcaggaggagccacccacaatgtgagcacagttacggacaacacatatgaTTTCCTTAGGAAAGGAAGGACTTGGGTATAAGTCTCATACTATTTTCCTCGATGTGTGTTAGAAGTACTCGGGTCTTACAAGGTTGCACTGATCCTGTTTTTCGAAGTGGAGAAAAACCAAGCAGACAAAGTAAACCCAAACAACCCTCCGGGGACTCTCATTTGGTGGAACGGAAAGAACCCTCTCCCTTTTAGAGGCTGCAAAGTAGAACTAGTAGATTacatcttcttcttccttgtcgtcttttccttttccctttctttgcAAAAGAGAAAGCAATTGCTAATTTTCACTCCATAGGCATCGCATGATCGattgatttttttggtttgcaTGTTGCGTAATCAAATCGGCAAATCCCATTTTGCTCTTCGCATTGTGTGGAAGCAAATCGTAAGAGATCTTTATTTAAAGTCCATGTCCACGTTAACTACAATCGCTAGTTATACAAAAACAAGACTTGCTGGGGCGACTTTTATGCCTCACAGCAAAAATGGTCTTCATATAAAGATGGGGTTGAGTAGCCTAACGGATCGgcagattttgaaaatatttttttcccagatTTCGGATTCAGAGCGCCATTTTATTGGATTTTCGGATCCTGTAATTCCAGCGGAATGCGgtttcatctttctttttggCCCAGATTACCGATTTTGCCTGTAATAAAGTTCAGATCGCGGATCTCACTGTTTGTCagaagtgttttgttttctactcGTTGGATTCGGATTTAAGGACTTTTTTAACGGATCGACCGATTTCGTTATCAAATCCGAACGGATAGGTGGATTTGCATACCCCTGTTACCCCATCTACAAAAGAAGACTGGACAAGTTATGGCAACGGAAATACTACCCTTGGGTTAGGGTTACAATTTTAATTGCTGGAGAGGGAATTTACAAGCGCACACTGACTTAATACGCCCTTTTGTTTTACCCTATAAGCGAAAAGCAAAGCGCACGTGAAAACCGCAAAAACAGCTTCCAAAATAATTATACTTCACTTCCGCAAACGCGAAATGATAACAAGCTCGTCATCTTACGGATTATATGAAACTCAATACCTGTAATTGTCTACTGAGCACTACTGAGAAAAGCTTAGCCCCTCCCATGGATAtgatgcaaaacaaaagataaatGTATTAGTGTCATCTTTCCTTCTTGCAGATGAGGCTAGTTCCAGTTTTTGTTATTCTCTGCCTGGTTTCTGTGGATGCGAAGTTTTCGTTCAAAAATCTGTTTTCAAGATCCCCGGGAAATAAATTAGACCTCGGCTTTGTTGCTGAGAAGATTAACAAGGCTGCTACCAAGCTCTCAACTAAGATTCAAGCTCTCACAGATGTGTTGTCTGCGCACATCAAGCCAAAGCGCCGAGGTCCGATTTCCAAGCCAGCAATTACCGCATCATCAACCCCAGAATTCTGTCACCAATATGATTGCCCGCGTTTTTATGAAGTAGAGCTGAATGTCACTGGTGACTATAAACTTCGATGCTATCCGAAATCGTACAAATGGGTCTCCACAATCTATGACGGTAAGAGCTAGATTCAAGAATACAGAGATTGgatatttcatttcataaaaaCTTCACATGTTTGGGTGGCATATCATtgccccgcagggttttggcccagacagccaaaacccgaggaggcatcctagAGGTCCCCGCGTATTAGGAAGGAAAATTTCGCCGtagcagaaaaaatctcgatttttcaagaacagggCTCGCAAGGTATTGCCGAAAAGTTCGCAAGGGATTCCCAAAACTTCGCTGGGGGTCGAAGAAACACTCGAAGGAGTCTGGGAGGGGAGTCTTTGCACGAGATTCTGAACTGGAAAGGGAAAAGCTgtatttaaatgaaaaaaaaatcatatcgaCGTCCATCCGATTTAGagttaaaattgcagaaactcaTTTTCCTCGTTGATATTtcttaagtttatttgttgaaaaatcgcatcgaagtccatccgatctagaaactTGCATTGCTCATCGATTTCTTAAACCGAAAGATACAGTCACACTTTCAGTTAATTTGttggacacaaatcaaatctaACTGGGCGCaaaagactcgcaccacaatccaaaaatttattcggtgattgagaaaaggacaaaaaactggttcagtgaaattggcatattttcagagttctagAGGTgtagaggtcgcttttgggtagcgtgtctgtcacgcgtcagcgtgaaaagaagtttatctcacgttttgaattCTTGTTCaagcctaagtttaataaCGCCGAACGAAAAATTCAGCgttaagcattcctcgaactttttcttgtgcgtcGGATACGTTCAAccaataggattagtttttatacAATGCGTGAGTGATTTCTCTGTAATCtaaaggaggtacgcgtgctagtgaatgcattgagtgtagtgaaaagtttctatttttatatgaaattttccagattcattcaaataaccaaacctgttaaataacaaaaaaaaagggtaagaaaaataaacggttatttccaatacacagtcatttcagaaaatattctccactccattttatgaaaaaagcGGGGACAGCTTTAGTGAAAGCTATTACTAGAATTAATgtattcctttgttttcctcaGCAAAAGTCAGTTTCAGGAACTACTAAAAAGTACATGAAAATCTGAGTTCGAATGTTGTTATTCCAATTCTTTCCTCTCTCTGATTATCAGTGCTCAGTCCTGATAATTTTGTGGTGTTTCATCCTTTTTGTAAGCTACTTTAGTTTCACTGATTTTACAGctttaaatattatttgtatttCACTGCTCTTTTTTAACGTGcatgatttctttcttttgtgctCTTTAAATCGATAGACGTCACGGCATTGCTGACAAGGAAAACACCGCTATAAATTTGTTCAAAATGTATAAGTGAGCTTGTCCGCTCAAGATGTTTGGTTAACTTTCCTAACACCattgttaaaaataatgattttttccaaaaacacacacacagaAAAACATCCACCAAAAAGGCCAGTCCAGAGATGTGCAGtactttttaacatttcattACTCGTACACAGAGTACAACTGTGTCTTTAAAATGTTGATGTGTCTATCGATTTGGTCGTTTTTTGCCATCAAGTCAACACGACATGTTTCCAAGAATAACTCCTAGTACGTAATTTTGCGCACGATATTTCTAAGTCAATTTCTCTGTGTCCCCTTCAGATGATCAACGGGACGTCTTCATGCGACTTTTCAGATACATCAGCGGCAACAATCAGGCAGAAATGAAAATAGAAATGACAGTTCCCGTGGCCAAGAAAATGAACACTGGACCCAGATCTATGTCATATCAAACTATGAGTTTCTTCATTCCATTTGAACACCAGCAAGACGCTCCTATGCCAAATAACGACAAAGTCAACCTGGAAATTGTCAAACCATTTTGCGCCTACGTGAAAGTGTACGGTGgcttttcaactttatcgAAAGTTCGAGAGAATTACCAGTCTCTGTTAAGAGAGCTACGGGAAGATGGCCGGAGCGATGACATCTCTGATAGCATCTACTCTGCTGGTTACGATGACCGATTTAAGTTATTCAACCGCCATAACGAAGTTTGGATCATCAGTAAAAACAACAAGCCCTCTGAAAATGCCGCAGTTCCGGATCTTTCAAACACCTCCTCGGAGCCAAAGCCTGCTAAATCAACAGCTGATAAGAAACTCACCGAGAAGACTCCACAATTCTgcgatgaaaatgattgtcCTTTGTTCTACGTGAAGAAGAATACCACAGACTTCCAGCTGCGCTGCTACAACGAATCCTACAAATGGGTGTCCACAAGTGTAGCGAGTAAGTTGAATCTGCAATTAATCCAGCTTTATCAGAAACCAACTCATACTTGACTGCGCATCATCATACACAAAAGAATGGGCGCTGCGCATCTTAATTTTGCGTAAGTTGTGGCAAGATCCCTCGAAGGTGGTTCCttgaactttcttttttcttttatttgtttattattatttgatatACATATTTCTTTCAGTGGTAACTGACGTACTCCTACAATATTGTTTAATGCAAAGTCATCGCAGGATCCATCTATAAACGGGATGCCCCCTCCTAATTCACTTTTCGTGTTTATCAGATTAAGATTGTGGAATTTCACCCACTGCGTTTACTCGAGGATGGAAAGTGTTTATTAGCTCAAGACACCAAAACGTCGCGTTTAAATGTAGGACTGATAACTTCAACTATGTTTTGTCTTTCTTCACTCTTGTTAGATATGAACTCCAAGCTTGCCGGAAAGACGGCTTTCTGGCGCCTTTTCAGGTACATCGAAGGCAGCAAcgcaaagcaaatgaagatcAAGATGACGGTTCCAGTGACAATGATGATGCAGCCACTTCAGCCTGGATCCGGCTCTTTCGTCAAGgaagatttcaccatgagcTTCTTTATCCCTTTCAAGCACCAGAAAGACGCTCCAGCCCCGACTGCAGACGATGTCGAGTTGAATACTGTGAAGCCATTCTGTGCTTACGTCAGAGAGTATGGAGGCTTCTCCAACATGGAGAAAGTGGAGACACACTATAAAGAACTTCTTAATGCGCTTAAATTGCAGGGGATTGATGACTTCTACACCAACATGTTTTATACTGCTGGTTACGATGCTCCTTACAAGCTTTTCAACCGTCATAATGAGATCTGGCTGATAAGTAAAAGTCAAAACCCGGTAAACGGCCGCATCCTCACTCAGTAACTCTCGCTTCCCTTGTGTAAACAACATTTTCTGTTGACATACTTGTACTTCCTTTGAGATAGTATTTTACCAACGTGTTTCACGAGTATATAAAAACAGTAATTTCAGTCAGGAACAATCTCGGCAACAATGAAGCAGATGTAGTGTTGGGATTTGCCTAGCGTTTGAGAAGCTCAAAATGATGCTTTGAAATGACTCTGCAGTCTTTCGAGATCTAAGTATGTGAGCCCCAAATTAAAGTCCACCATTTCCTTGGAAATAGTCAATTGCCCGCAAGTTGCATCGTTTCGCAACCTTGTGTTTGGTCACTTTCGTTTGAATTGTTTCAGCTCATCCTTTAACACCTTTGTAGATTCAAACAATTGCAACACCCGATAGTCgtcttgaaataaaatgggtTTTAAGGAAAAAGTAATTGTGTGGCACTTTCTCGAGTACATTACGAAAACTCCAACCAAAAACCGTAGACGTTGACCAGCTAGCGGAATCACGCCCCACTGATCTCGAGGGCCGCGCATCTATATCTAGTCaagaatccagactattccgcGCCTTCGCTCATCATCCGATGTGTCCTTCCTTCTGCTGAATTAGCATATGCTTGACAAGGTTCCTTGCGAAGAAAGAGGGGGGTGATGAAAGGAAAAGTGAACTGAAGATTGCTGATGTTGCAGCAATATCACCAACCTGTTCTGTTTATTTACTTGTAGGCCGTATTGAGCATGTTTTTGGAACATGCTCAATAGGGACCTtgttagattctaggacgagaacgactacgagtacgagattttctcatagagcaACATTAAGCGCGCGCAAACcggcgtcattttggcgggaaaaacgtgatactgtcgtcattttagtacgaggttttgcaagaATGTTGtcctgtcaaaacaagtcaagaccactgtagcagttttggcatttttcgatcagtgaaaaggctcagttaccagcaataagaataactaaACAACCTATATcgctaacaaagagaaagattaattgTCTGGGTTATAACTgttctaagtattttcgctaaaaacgggcagtcaaatctcgtactcgtcctagaatcttaAGGTTCCTAATAAATGTCACTTGAAATACAAAGAACCAAGAAATTCGACCCACAAGAGTAACGTTTGGGCACTTCCACTAGGTCAAGGGCGGGTTTCGCCTCACCACTTCGTATATGTTAAAGTAGGTATAAGACTTCCTTAACCCTGTGACTGTTTCATTCATTACAGACCCAGGGCcctgtttctcgaacgtcccgagaacttttcgggcccgaaaagccagcTGCCAAACTGTAATCCGCTTGTTTTCAAACGGTGGAGTACGTATTGAAATCAGGGCCAGCACATCCAAATTGCTCTGAATCTTTTGGTGAAAGTAGACAGACAACAATAGCATAtatgatatggaaatgagtgGCCCTATATTGTACATTTTAGGCcaaaagctggtcttttaacatgtttttactGTAACAAAAACCAAGAAGATTGCGAGGTATGATGGCTTATAACCTTCGCAGCGTTGCGAAGTTATGAAGCGAATTGTAGCACCCGAAAgagacccgaaaagtttcgggacttttggtGAGAACAGGCGTGCGTTTCTCcaaagacccgaaaacttcacgggcccgaaaagcaacTCTTGAAACTATAATCCCGTTGccgtgaaaagctgctcttttaatatgtttcagatacaaggaaatgcaaaataaatgcCAGGTTTCAAAGTTTGAAACATGTTCTTATTTAAGATATAAAGGGATTTATGctacccgaaaagtttcgggacgttcgagaaacgggccccaggcccCGAGATGTCTGATAACACGTTTAGTCCTATCTTAATGGCCCATTGCGTACACATTAAACTGCAAAATACTTTTCATTTCTAGGTGTAACgagatttgtaaataaatttaggaaacCAAATGTTGTGAGTTGAGATATTTTGTAATTATATTTCTAGGTGCAGTAATAGTGCAGTAAgctttgaaaatgtaaatgaaatgttttcattaattaaaaaaggaagttttGAATCTCGCATTTGTATTTCGATTCTTCAATTTCCATAAGACCAGCCCTTACCTTTTTCAACAAGACGCGGTAATTATCTAACTTCttaaataaatttaggaaacCAAATGTGGTAACATTTAGGAAAGCAAATTAACTGTTgtcaattgaaaaaatgaagttttGAATCTCGGCAATGGACCATTAAGATGAGATTGAACTCGTTAGCGAATAGTTTCAGTACGTTAGCGAATTGGACGTTAGCGAAACGACTCGTTCGCGAAACGACCGACATTCGTTCAGGCTGATCACGTGTAAGTGCACTACTCAGGTTGCTGACACAGGGTCAAGTCACGTTTTTCGACGAGAGATGAGTAAACAAAAAGGTATTGGCTATCAACGACCACGGGACCCACCTGTCAACAGCTTAAATTTGCATGTGTCTTCTCAAACCATTTTGCAGTGGGAGCCAGGACGAACTCTCGAAAGAAAAGTATTTGAAACTCCTACCTCCtatttcaataattgttgttaAGGTAAGTTCTTGCCACTTGAATTTgttactgaaaaagaaaaaaaggtttccCAGTTTGTATTCTTGTACTTCAGTTTGTCCAAGTTTGCTAGCTCAGCATGCAAATGATGACCTGTTTTCAATCAGGAAGATCGGTTGTTCATAGCTTAACGAGGAGCATTTTTAGTATCTCCTATTTTCGGAATGTTTGCTtcatttttggctggttttcGAAGTGTAAAATCTGATGATGTCGCATGCTGTTACGTAACCTCAGTTTTCCGATGCATTTTGAGACCAGCTAACAATAGttttcttgcaaaatcctTGTCCTGTTTTTAGATGCAGTCTTTAGTCGTTCTACTTGCCTTAGTTGGTCTATCTGTGGTCCAAGCGAGACCTAAAGAACCCGACTTCTGTCACGGACTCGAGTGTCCACATTTCAAAACTGTAAACAAAACTGACGCGTTTGAACTCCGCTGTTATGAAACGGATTACAAGTGGGCATCAACGATTGTAGCTGGTATGATTATCAAATTGTAGTAACAATTAATGATTTTTGCACCATCTGGTTTCCTCTGTTTGTAGCTCAGTAAACATCACCGAATACTATAAGCGGAGTGCTCATTGCGTGACACAAAAGAAACGTTTAACAACAATTAAACAATTATAGTGAAAGTGTTAGTGGATTCAGGAGAATACGTTGcaagcaaagaaaacgaaaagagCACATTTTTCATTAAGTTTTTGTGTCTTGTACTAGGCCAAGAGAAATAGGCCATTCCTTGCTTTGTTCCTACCTAATTAAGCATGGAAAATGGTTCTTTCAGTAAATAGAACACCTGAAGGCCACTTATTGTTACTAGGAAACAAAGACGTCAGTGCATAATGAGAATTATAACATGGCCAGCAAGGTCATGCAATTTCAGTCATGCAAGCAATTATTTTGATTACCTCACATGCAtgctccataatcttatgGACATATGCTgatgatgcaatgaagctaTTGAAATTCTGCAAATTCTGCAAGCTCTCAAtgagtttggagaaactaaaatgtGATAGAATAATTTCagtgttataaaacaatagtTATTGGCTCATGGTTTTAGCTGTGCACCTATTGATTTACGGATGCTCTTGGGAGTTTACTAAGCATTCAAGAAGCTAGAGTTGCACTCCACTTAGCCTCATGCAACTGTTATGCTTCTTTcatgcttagcaacctcccatGTTCATCCATAACTTAATAGAAAAAAGCtgaccatgaaccaattgttaaATACGTGATGCATAATGAAGGAGCACTATGCAATTCATGCCAAAAATACCCACTACTGTTGCAGATAAGTGATATGACATGCATTATTGCACCTGTGAGGTTACCTAAGTGGTGGTGGACTGgagaaattttaaagaaacctACTATTTACTGGCTTAGCCTTGACAATTTACCTAGGGTAATATGCTGTATAGAAAGTTATGTTTAACTCTGTAAGGACTGGTTTCAAATGGTTAACAAAggacttttttctttgctttttttttttctttttggcaaGATTACGAATATGATGAAGCAGTTCGCATGGGTTTCATGCGTCTCTTCAATTACATTGAGGGTGACAATGTGAAGAAGCTGAAAATAGCAATGACTGCACCGGTTGCTGTTGAGATTCAAGCAGGTCAAGGACCATTCTGCAAGAATAATTTTACAGTCAACTTCTTTGTTCCCTTTAAATACCAAGACAACCCAGTGGAACCTACAAGCAAatctgtttttatttcctctctCAAAAAGTTCTGCGCTTATGTCAAATCCTACGGTGGTTACTCAAATATTAAGCTCATTCAGGAAAACACAGAAAAGTTGTCAGAGGCCCTTGTTAAGGCAGGTCTGGGGGATACCTTCATAAAAGAAGTGTTTTTCTATGCTGGTTATGACAGTCCATTCCGTGTATTTGATCGTCACAACGAGATTTGGTTTATCAAGAAAGATTCTGATGACAAAACCTTGGATTTTTAGACAaaaacttctgtttctcttaaGTTCACTAGCATGGTCTAGTAAGGGGCCAGTCATTTATTAGATGGGGGGTTGGGCTGGTGCAATTTAATTGTCCTATACATAATTTCCCATTGGCCTGTTCTttcattaaccctttccaccctaaggggttccccattgacgactAAAATCGtgtggcgttagacagagtaaaatctataagtgccatttgacactcatagtgGGAAAACGGTTAAcagggacatagtttttggctttccatgttgttaaccctttccatccaccctaaggggttccccattgacgagtaaaatcgtctggtgttagacagagtaaaatctataagtgcaatttgacactcataggaggaaaagggttaaagaaTTGCCAGTGCATAACATAATGTGACCCCCCTTAGAGTCTGCACATGAAATATGATGACCCACCCTCAACCACAGAAACAGTTTTAatacaactgaaataaaactCACGGAACTATTTAAAGCAAATAGCTAGTAGCTCTCCTCCCAGATCTATTAGTTGTCACTGTGATCTGAATTAccattttgataaaattataAACAATATTTGACTTCagtgttgtttcttttttgtggaaTGGAAATTGGATTGCACAAAAATGTGTGGCCTCACAGAAATGGTTGTGCAATTTTATGCAGCTCCCCATTTTCAGGTGCACATAAAGGTATGACCCCCACACCATTTGCACTAGCCAACCCCTTTGATATCTCTTTACAGTTCTTTCCATTTGATTCACTTTTATACAATTTATGCTTTAGCTAATAGTATGTTATAGTAATACTTGAGTAGTAATCCCTGGAGCAAGAAGTTGTTAATATTCCAAGCAATAAAAGCTGTGAAGTCTTAAACACATCCTTTCATTTTCCTGTGGTAAATAATAAAACTGCCaaagttgtgtttttc is a window from the Acropora palmata chromosome 1, jaAcrPala1.3, whole genome shotgun sequence genome containing:
- the LOC141873597 gene encoding uncharacterized protein LOC141873597; translation: MRLVPVFVILCLVSVDAKFSFKNLFSRSPGNKLDLGFVAEKINKAATKLSTKIQALTDVLSAHIKPKRRGPISKPAITASSTPEFCHQYDCPRFYEVELNVTGDYKLRCYPKSYKWVSTIYDDDQRDVFMRLFRYISGNNQAEMKIEMTVPVAKKMNTGPRSMSYQTMSFFIPFEHQQDAPMPNNDKVNLEIVKPFCAYVKVYGGFSTLSKVRENYQSLLRELREDGRSDDISDSIYSAGYDDRFKLFNRHNEVWIISKNNKPSENAAVPDLSNTSSEPKPAKSTADKKLTEKTPQFCDENDCPLFYVKKNTTDFQLRCYNESYKWVSTSVANMNSKLAGKTAFWRLFRYIEGSNAKQMKIKMTVPVTMMMQPLQPGSGSFVKEDFTMSFFIPFKHQKDAPAPTADDVELNTVKPFCAYVREYGGFSNMEKVETHYKELLNALKLQGIDDFYTNMFYTAGYDAPYKLFNRHNEIWLISKSQNPVNGRILTQ
- the LOC141885581 gene encoding heme-binding protein 2-like, which encodes MCLLKPFCSGSQDELSKEKYLKLLPPISIIVVKMQSLVVLLALVGLSVVQARPKEPDFCHGLECPHFKTVNKTDAFELRCYETDYKWASTIVADYEYDEAVRMGFMRLFNYIEGDNVKKLKIAMTAPVAVEIQAGQGPFCKNNFTVNFFVPFKYQDNPVEPTSKSVFISSLKKFCAYVKSYGGYSNIKLIQENTEKLSEALVKAGLGDTFIKEVFFYAGYDSPFRVFDRHNEIWFIKKDSDDKTLDF